In Candidatus Eisenbacteria bacterium, a single genomic region encodes these proteins:
- a CDS encoding helix-turn-helix transcriptional regulator: MRNRLRVLRAERDWTQADLAEKLEVSRQTVNALETGKYDPSLPLAFRIARLFGVSIEDVFRPDPEDAATP, from the coding sequence GTGAGAAACCGCCTCCGCGTCCTCCGCGCCGAGCGGGACTGGACGCAGGCCGATCTCGCGGAGAAGCTCGAGGTCTCGCGTCAGACCGTGAACGCCCTCGAGACGGGGAAGTACGATCCGAGCCTCCCGCTCGCGTTCCGGATCGCGCGGCTCTTCGGGGTGTCGATCGAGGACGTGTTCCGCCCCGACCCGGAGGACGCGGCCACCCCTTGA